In a single window of the Elaeis guineensis isolate ETL-2024a chromosome 6, EG11, whole genome shotgun sequence genome:
- the LOC140858402 gene encoding probable WRKY transcription factor 51, producing the protein MKAWCPIRKIMQASQNLPADAHSKLGSVTMSSYHSLLLSNSSDNDWPKDMLFEISNHPAFNEESQEAYSVPPPACQKNSFLLQANGNHVNKTDAGDCSSKNKNAAKTASRGGSTKIAFKTKSEVEILDDGYKWRKYGKKMVKNNPNPRNYYRCSSEGCKVKKRVERQREDSSFVITTYEGVHNHDAPSKHLTHQIP; encoded by the exons ATGAAAGCATGGTGCCCCATTAGAAAGATCATGCAGGCTTCGCAAAATCTTCCAGCAGACGCTCACTCCAAATTGGGTTCTGTCACCATGTCCTCCTACCACTCTTTGTTATTGTCGAATTCTTCGGACAATGACTGGCCCAAAGACATGCTATTTGAGATCTCCAACCACCCAGCCTTCAATGAAGAGTCCCAGGAAGCGTACTCGGTGCCACCTCCCGCTTGCCAGAAGAATTCCTTCCTCCTGCAGGCAAATGGCAATCACGTTAACAAAACCGATGCCGGTGATTGCAGCAGCAA AAATAAGAATGCTGCGAAGACCGCTTCGAGGGGAGGTAGTACCAAAATTGCATTCAAAACAAAATCAGAGGTTGAGATATTGGATGATGGATACAAGTGGAGGAAGTATGGAAAGAAGATGGTGAAGAACAACCCAAATCCAAG GAATTACTATCGCTGCTCAAGTGAAGGATGCAAGGTCAAGAAGAGAGTAGAGAGACAGCGGGAAGACTCCAGCTTTGTGATAACCACCTATGAGGGGGTCCATAATCATGATGCTCCCTCCAAGCATCTGACACACCAAATTCCATGA